A DNA window from Chitinibacter fontanus contains the following coding sequences:
- a CDS encoding DUF3108 domain-containing protein encodes MMSKYAWWALALSIGLHLASILSEPLLNWLSYRQIDDPELKKTERKLAAQSIDAEADDSATAQLKGVKPAQQQYVLLKPMAAQPAEKPKPARVLASPSAKVAPVSLIAKESASKVTSVQWTAASGGSASIAIQIASEMQLKMASQASEVVGVLASAASKSKRIASAALATKIDKSAAKRFPREVKIEYRYMGFPAYLQWHLEAGRYELQLDVPIPGHARRFISRGKIDKHGVMPEQFIEYRKQFETPKYDVRFDWDKTEVTLSEGSNQKVEPFAPGDQDLMSAALHLALMGGSQAKYEMALFSGRKRYPDVQFELKGEAKLKIGEQEITALLMSSRTGDRQVDFWLAPDWNNLPVRMVINFGKDGSYDLSAYNVSLDGKKVLEWVNPSLQAPGARRP; translated from the coding sequence ATGATGAGCAAATACGCTTGGTGGGCTCTGGCACTCTCAATTGGCTTGCATCTGGCTTCGATCCTGAGCGAGCCACTGCTCAATTGGCTAAGCTATCGCCAAATTGATGACCCTGAGTTAAAAAAAACCGAGCGCAAATTGGCGGCTCAATCAATTGATGCTGAAGCAGATGATAGTGCCACAGCGCAATTGAAAGGCGTTAAGCCCGCTCAGCAGCAATACGTATTACTAAAACCCATGGCGGCACAACCTGCTGAGAAACCCAAGCCAGCAAGGGTGCTAGCAAGTCCTTCCGCCAAAGTAGCGCCAGTCAGCCTGATAGCCAAAGAAAGTGCCAGTAAAGTGACGTCGGTACAGTGGACTGCCGCGAGTGGGGGCTCCGCATCAATTGCTATCCAAATTGCATCGGAAATGCAGCTGAAGATGGCGAGCCAAGCCAGCGAAGTTGTCGGCGTTTTGGCAAGTGCGGCTTCAAAAAGTAAGCGTATTGCCAGTGCAGCCTTGGCAACCAAGATTGATAAAAGTGCGGCCAAGCGTTTTCCGCGTGAGGTTAAAATTGAATACCGATATATGGGCTTTCCTGCCTACTTGCAGTGGCATTTGGAGGCGGGGCGCTACGAGTTACAGCTAGATGTGCCAATTCCGGGGCATGCGCGGCGCTTTATTAGTCGCGGTAAGATCGATAAGCACGGCGTGATGCCGGAACAATTTATCGAATACCGCAAGCAATTTGAAACCCCAAAATATGATGTGCGCTTTGACTGGGATAAAACGGAGGTTACGCTCAGTGAAGGCAGTAACCAAAAGGTTGAACCCTTTGCGCCGGGTGATCAAGATTTAATGTCGGCTGCATTGCATTTGGCATTGATGGGCGGCAGTCAGGCTAAGTATGAAATGGCACTATTCTCTGGTCGTAAGCGCTATCCTGACGTGCAATTTGAGCTCAAAGGTGAAGCTAAGTTAAAAATTGGTGAGCAGGAAATTACCGCGCTACTGATGAGCTCACGCACAGGTGATCGACAAGTCGATTTCTGGCTAGCGCCTGATTGGAATAATCTGCCCGTGCGCATGGTGATCAATTTTGGCAAAGATGGCAGTTATGATTTATCTGCCTACAATGTAAGTTTGGATGGCAAAAAAGTATTGGAGTGGGTGAACCCTAGTTTGCAAGCTCCTGGTGCAAGGCGCCCTTAG